The genomic region GCTCAAGACAGAAGGCGCGTTCTCGCCGGAGCGGCCCGACGGCGTCCTGGACCTTTCCGGGATCATCAAGGGCTACGCGATCGGGCAGGCAGGCGAGGCGCTGCGCGCCCTCGGGATCACTGACTGGTGCCTGAATGCCGGCGGCGATGTGCTGGTGATAGGCTCGCCCGTTCCAGGCAGCGCGGCCCCGTGGGCGGCCGGGGTCGTTGACCCGCGGGACCGCTCGTCGCTGCTTTCCGCCTACAAACTGGGCGGGCCGGGCCCCCGGCGTGCCCTGGCAACGTCCGGTTCGGCGGAGCGCGGTGATCATATCTGGACAGCGGGCACCCGCGGCACCGGGTTCGTCCAGGTCTCTGTGGCCGCGCCGGACATCGTCACGGCTGACGTGCTCGCGACGGCGATCGTCGCAGGCGGGACCGCGATGCTGCAGCGGGCCACGGACGGCTGGGAGATCGATGTCCTCGCCGTCCGCCGCGACGGCGAACTGCTTGCGACGCCGGGATTCCGCGCCTCGCCTGCCCTCTAGACGGCTGCCCTACAGATGCGTGAACTGGCCGTATTTCGGCGCCAGGCCATCGCCTGACGATTTGCCGGTGACGCGCCGGACAACCCAGGGGCCGGCGAATTCGCGCACCCATCGGGCATTCGCGCGGATGGCGTCCACGCGGCTCAGCTCCGGCACCGGCGTCATGGGCGGCACGTCAATCGAGTGCTCGTGAGCCAGGACCGTGAGGACGCGCCTTGCCATGTTCGCGTGGCCGGCGGCGGACATGTGCATCCGGTCCGTGGCCCAC from Arthrobacter sp. NicSoilB8 harbors:
- a CDS encoding FAD:protein FMN transferase codes for the protein MGTVVSLTVPAEAVPGAAGGAELDAATAAVERVFARLDETFSLYRPDSEASRLARGELSLREASAGMRDRYADALNWRLKTEGAFSPERPDGVLDLSGIIKGYAIGQAGEALRALGITDWCLNAGGDVLVIGSPVPGSAAPWAAGVVDPRDRSSLLSAYKLGGPGPRRALATSGSAERGDHIWTAGTRGTGFVQVSVAAPDIVTADVLATAIVAGGTAMLQRATDGWEIDVLAVRRDGELLATPGFRASPAL